One Micropterus dolomieu isolate WLL.071019.BEF.003 ecotype Adirondacks linkage group LG23, ASM2129224v1, whole genome shotgun sequence DNA window includes the following coding sequences:
- the LOC123963439 gene encoding homeobox protein MSH-D-like — translation MRAEGEMASRVTFSDLGCSSSEEDSNRADLAEGTAEEKTSPVVRRHHPFSVEALMAGRKKDGRCESTGGKPEGGSLAVSPIGLNSLYLCRETCNLPGGSLTAAPLSPVKSEASESDDCAPWVTSSAFSTQPHHVSPSCPLRKHKTNRKPRTPFTTSQLLALERKFRQKQYLSIAERAEFSSSLTLTETQVKIWFQNRRAKAKRLQEAELEKLKMAADAKTVAVTAAAAGGLHPGFTLPLSLGAMSLYGQSYSAYHHHHRPVLPISPLGLYAAPLGYSMYHLS, via the exons ATGAGAGCTGAAGGAGAGATGGCTTCTCGGGTGACTTTTAGCGACTTGGGGTGCAGTTCTTCCGAGGAGGACAGTAACCGTGCGGACTTAGCAGAGGGGACCGCGGAGGAGAAGACATCTCCGGTGGTGCGTCGGCATCATCCGTTCAGCGTGGAGGCGCTCATGGCCGGGAGGAAGAAGGACGGCCGCTGCGAGTCCACCGGCGGTAAACCGGAGGGAGGTTCGCTGGCGGTGTCTCCTATTGGTTTAAACTCTCTGTATTTGTGTCGAGAGACGTGCAACCTTCCCGGGGGAAGCCTAACGGCTGCGCCCTTGTCGCCGGTAAAATCCGAGGCATCAGAGTCAGACGACTGCGCACCCTGGGTCACCAGCAGCGCGTTTTCCACACAACCTC ATCACGTCAGTCCTTCCTGTCCTTTGAGGAAACATAAGACAAACCGAAAGCCCCGGACTCCCTTCACCACGTCTCAGCTCCTGGCCCTTGAGAGGAAGTTCAGGCAGAAGCAGTACCTGTCCATCGCTGAGCGGGCCGagttctcctcctccttgaCCCTAACAGAGACCCAGGTGAAGATCTGGTTCCAGAATCGCCGGGCAAAAGCCAAGAGGCTCCAAGAAGCAGAGCTGGAGAAACTCAAGATGGCTGCAGACGCCAAGACGGTGGCAGTGACGGCCGCTGCCGCCGGAGGTTTACACCCTGGCTTTACATTACCACTGTCTCTGGGCGCCATGTCACTGTACGGACAATCGTACTCTGCctatcaccaccaccacagacCCGTACTACCCATCTCACCTTTAGGACTGTACGCTGCTCCTTTGGGCTACAGCATGTACCACTTatcataa